From the genome of Labedella gwakjiensis:
TGCCGACCACGACGGAGCCCTGCTGCGTGTTCACCGCCGTGAAGAGGGCCCGGCCGATCCCGGGGAGATTGAAGATGCCCTCGACGAGCACGGCGCCTCCGAGAAGGGAGCCGAGATCGAGGCCGAGGTACGTCACAACCGGTACGAGCGCGTTCCGGAGGACGTAGCGGGTTCCGACGCGCAGCGGCGAGAGCCCTCGCGAACGGGCCGTGCGCACGAAGTCGGCGGAGACCGTCTGCAGGATGCTCGTCCGCGTGAGCCGCGCGATCGGCCCGACACCGAGCGCCGCGACGCACGCCGCCGGCAGGATGAAGGACACCGGCCACCCCGCGGCGGACCCCGCGACGGGGAACCATCCGAGTTGCAGACCGATCACCTGCTGCGCGAAGAACGCGAGGACGAAGGTCGGGACGGCGAGGGTCAGGATGGTCGCCGAGGTCGCGATGCGATCGACGATCCCGCCGGGTCGGATCGTGGCCACGATGCCGAGGGTCACGCCCACCGCGAGTTCGATGACCCACGCCGTCAGCGCGAGCTGCACCGTGATCGGCCACGCGTTCGCGAGGATCGTCCCGACGTCCTCCCCCGTGACCGTGGTGCCGAAGTCGCCGTGGAGCAGCCCCCATACGTAGTGCCCGTACTGGACGATGACGGGCTGGTCGAGGTGGTAGCGGGCCTCCAGGTTGCGGACGACGGTGTCCGTGAGCTGGGCGTCGCCGGCGAGCGTGCCGAGCGGGTCGCCCGGCAGCGCGAACACCGCGAGGAAGACGAGGAGCGACGTTCCGAAGAACACCACGACGGCTTGCAGCAGCCGACTGAGAACGGGATGCACGAGACCTCCTGCGTGGGTGGATGGGGCTGAGGCTCCCGCCGGCCGAGGCGACCGGCGGGAGCCTCAGGGGGTCACTCCGTGAGAGTGACGCTTCCGAACTCCCCCTTGTTGAAGGAGTCGGGGACGTAGGACGAGGCGCGCTCCGAGACCACGTAGGTGCTCGCGTACGTCCAGAGGAGGATCGACGCCGTGTCCTCGATGAGGAGGTCCTTCGCCTGCGCGTACAGGTCGAGCTGGTCGGCCTGGTCGCCCGCTGCCGCCGCGTCCGCGAGGAGCGCGTCGAACTCGGGGTTGTCGTAGAACGAGCCGTTGACGCTTCCGGCGGAGGAGTACGACGGGCCGAGGGTGTCGAGCGGCGAGGGGTAGTTCGCCGGGGCGCCGAGGGCGACGGGCGACTGCACCTCCTTGCCGAGGATCCCCGACCAGGTGTTCTCCGACGCCACCTGCTCGACCGTCACGTCGATGCCGAAGGTGTCGGCCCACTGGTTCGCGATCGCCTCGGCCCAGACCTCGCGGCCGGTACCGGTGACGGAGGTGACGACGAGTTTCCCGTCGATCCCGCCGGCCGCGTCCCACAGAGCCTTCGCCTCGTCGGGATCGTACGTGCAGCTCTCGCCGCACGCGTCGTCCCGGTAGCCGACGCTCACGGGGATGTCGTAGTCGGTGGCCACGTGGGCCTCCCCGTCGAGGAGCGAATCGATGATCGCCTGACGGTCGATGGCCATCGAGAGCGCCTTGCGGATGTCGGGGTCGTCGTACCCCGGGAGGTAGGTGGGCAGGCTGAGGTAGTTCCGCCAGTCGTCCGTCGCGGACCTCTTCACGAGGCCGGGGTAGGCCGCGTCGGCCTCCGGGATGTCGGCCGGGTTGAGCGTCACGATGTCCACGGCACCGGCCTGGTAGTCGGTGTATGCGACGTCGTTGCCCGTGTAGATCCGGAAGGTCACGCCGCCGTTCGAGGGGGCTTCCCCGGTGTAGTCGTCGTACGCCTCTGTGGTGATCTCGTCGCCTCCCGTCCACGGCTCGGTCATCTCGTATGGGCCGTTGCCGATGGGCTGGGCAGCGAAAGCATCCGGGTCTTCCAGCGCCGCGGCGGGGATCGGCGAGTAGTAGGAGCGCCCGAGGAGGAACGGGAACTGGCTGTTGGGCGTCGAGAGCGTCACCGTGAGGTGGAGGTCGTCGTCGACGACGATCCCGCTGAGGGTCTCGGCGGTGGGCTCGCCCTCGGCGGGAGCGACCTCGTCGTACCCGACGATGTTCGAGAACTGATCGGACTGCACCCAGGCGTTGTCGGGGTCGACGGCGGCGTTCCACGCGCGAGCGAACGACTCCGCGTCGACCGGCTCGCCGTTGTGGAAGGTCCAGCCGTCCTCGATCTCGATCTCCCAGACCTTCTGGTCGGTCGTCTCGATCGATGCGGCGACGAGGTTGCGCGTCTCTCCGGTCTCGGGGTCGTAGTCGACGAGGCCGTCGAAGAGCGCCCCGACGACCGTGTTGGCGAAGAGGCCAGAGCTGTTGCCGGGGATGAGGCTCGTGGGCTTCTGGATGCCGACGGAGAGGATCGCGTCGGCGTCCGTCGGGGAGTCGGAGCCGCCGGTGTTCCCGGTCGAGCAACCGGTGAGCACGACGGCGAGTGCGACGAGGCCGGCGATTCCGGCCCGGCGCGCGGGCCGTGAGGAGGGGAGGGTCATGATGCCTCTCTGGGTGAGGTGGTGCGGGTTGGGAGGTGAGGAGGTGGGGCTGACCGGGGTCTCGGTCGGGTGCCGGGCTCGTGGCCGGTGATCAGGAGGAGGGGTCTGCGGGGCGTCCGCGCAGCGCGAGCTCGTCGATGAGCGAGCGGCCGGGGACGGCGTCGAGCAGGGCTCTCGTGTAGTCGGCCTGCGGGTCCGTGAACACGTCGCCGACGGTGCCGCGCTCGACGACCGTTCCGCCGGTCATCACGACGACGTCGTGCGCGATGCTCTCGACGACACCGAGGTCGTGGGAGATGAAGAGGTAGGCGACGCCGAGATCGCTCTGGATGCGCTGGAGGACGTCGAGGACCGTCGCCTGTACGAGGACGTCGAGGGCCGAGACGGGCTCGTCGCACACGATGAGCTCGGGCTCGGGCGCCAGGGCTCGGGCGATCGCGACGCGCTGCCGCTGCCCGCCGGACAGTTCGCTGGGCGCGCGTTCGAGGAGGGCGCTCGGCAGCCCGACGAGGTCGAGGAGTTCCCGCACCCGCTCCTCCCTCGACCGCGCGTCGCCGATCCGGAACGCCCTGAGCGGTTCCTCGACGATCCGTCCGACGGTGGACATCGGGTCGAGCGACGCGTAGGGGTCCTGGAAGATGGGCTGGACGCGACGCCGGAACGCGGTGAGTGCCGGACCGCGGAGTCGTGTCACGTCCGCACCGTCGAAGCGCACCACTCCGGAACTCGGCTCCGTGAGCTTCAACGCGATGTTCGCGGCCGTGCTCTTGCCCGAACCCGATTCGCCCACGACGGCGAGCGTCTGACCGGCGCGCACCTCGAGCGAGACGCCGGCGATCGCGCTCACCGCCGCGGTGCGCCGCGAGCCGTGGCCCCTCGGCGGGTAGACCTTCCCGACGTTCTCGAGCGCCAGAAGGACCGGCGCGTCCTCCGGAACCGGGCGCGGAACGCGGGCTGCGGTGCGGCCGACGGGCGCCGCGCCGATGAGCTGTCGCGTGTACGCGGCCGTGGGAGCGAAGAGGACCTCGCGGGAGGGCCCCTGCTCGACGATCTCGCCGCCTCGCATGACGATGACCCGGTCGGCCCGCTCGGCGGCGAGTCCGAGGTCGTGGGTCACGAGCAGCACGCTCGTCCCCGACCGCGCCACGAGATCGGCGAGGTTGTCGAGGATGACGCGCTGCACCGTGACGTCGAGGGCCGACGTGGGTTCGTCGGCGATGAGGAGGGTCGGGTCGTTGATCATGCCCATGGCGATGAGGGAGCGCTGCCGCATCCCCCCGGAGAGCTGGTGCGGGAACTGCCGATAGCGCGACTCCGCCTCCGCGAGCCCAGCCCGTTCGAGCGCGACGACGGCCCGCGTGCGCGCCTCAGCCCGCGTCTGGGAGCGGTGCACTCCCCCGGCCTCCGCCACCTGCGGGCCCACGCGGAGCACCGGGTTGAGGTTCGACATCGGGTCCTGCGGCACGTAGGCCAGCTGCGATCCGCGAAGCGCGCGCATGTCTCGCTCGGTCGCCTCGGTGACGACGGTCCCGCACGCCGTGATCGTGCCGGAGACGCTGGCCGTGCGCGGGAGCAGGCCCAGGATCGCCCCCGTCATCGTGGACTTGCCGGAGCCGGACTCGCCGACGATCGCGACCGTCTCGCCGGCGCGCACGGTGAACGACGCGTTCCGGACGACCTCGGTGTCGCTGTACGCGACGGTGAGTCCGTCGACGGACAGCACGACCTCGGGTTGAGGTTCGGTGATCGATCCACGATGCATGGACGTACCCCTCGGAATCGAGGGGGCTTGGGCGCGAGACCACCGTACGCCGTGGGTGCCCGATCCGCACCCGTCCGTAACGCGGAATTTACGGGGCGGATGTGGACGGGTTCCGACGTCCCCCGTCATGTCGCACGCGCGCGCGAGGCACGCTTTTTGTACGATAACAAAAACTATTGTTTCCGTTCATCAGGCTTTCCATACTGGCCAGGAACTTCATCCATTCGGGGCTTGGGCGCCCGGAGCCACGCGACAGACTCGTCGCGCGGCTCTTCTCACCGAGGCGAACAGGAGGACGCCGCATGCCGCGACCGTCGACGATCACCCCCGCCACGCGCTTCCGACCGGGCGACCACGATGCCGTGGATCGTTCGGGCATCTGCTCGGACCACGGGTGCATCCGATGACGGCGCTGCGGGTGGCGGTCCCGTTCCGTGCCGAGCCGTCGCCGCCGCGCGTCGACGCCGCCGTCCTCGAGCGGTTGATGACGTCGTCACCCGCGATGCTCGGACACGTGACCGATTTCGGTTTCGTGCGCGGTCTCGTGCCCATCGCACCGATCCGCCCGTTCGCAGGGCCCGCGCTCACCGTGCTGATCCCTCATGCCGACTCCACCGCCGTGCACCACGCGATGTCGCTCATCCGACCGGGCGACGTCGTCGTCATCGACCAGTCCGGCGATGATCACCGCTCGAGCTTCGGCGGTACGCTCGCCGCGATCGCGGCGGACGCCGGCGCCGTCGCAGCGATCTCCAACGGCCGCACCAACGACGTGCGGGAGATCGCCGAGCTCGGCCTCCCCGTGTTCTCGCGCGGTGCCACTCCGCTCACCACCCGGATCCACGGCCTCGAGGGACGCATCAACGTGCCCGTGGCGATCGGAGGCGTCGTGATAATGCCGGGCGATGTGGTCTTCGGCGACGAGGACGGCGTGTGCGTCATCCCGCGTGCCGAGGCCGCCGACGTGAGCGAACGACTCGCGGAGATGGAGGCCGACCCGGTCACCCGGTCACTCCGATCGACGGTCGCCGCCGGCACGCCCCTCGGCCGCATCACCGGAGCCGAGCGCCACTTCGGCGGAGGACGGCATGAGTGACACCGTGATCGATCCCGCGCCGAAGCCCGACGGATCACCGTCGGCCTCGCTCGTCGTCGCCTGCGTCCAGCCGACGAGCGCGCTGTCGTCGGCCGACAACCTGGCCGACTGCCTGCGGATCGCCCGCGATGCAGACTCCCGCGGCGTCCGCCTCCTGGTCTTCCCCGAGTCGGCGTCCAGCCGCTCGGACGACGTGTCCGTGGCAACGGAGGCGCAGGCCCTCGATGGGCCCTTCCTGTCCGGCCTCATCGCGGGCCTCGCCGATCTGGACATGACGGTCGTCTGCGGAGTCACCGAAGCGACCGTCACCGAGGCGGATCAGGAGGGGCGGCCGTACAACACCCTCGTCGCCTTCCGATCGGGGGCGGTCATCGCCGTCTACCGGAAGATGCACCTCTACGACGCCGCGGGAATGCGGGAATCCGACACGTTCTCGCCGGGCGACGGCCCCGTGTCGACGTTCGACGTCGACGGCTTCCGGGTGGGGATGATGACCTGCTACGACATCCGGTTCCCAGAACTCGCCCGGCTGCTCGCCGTAGATGGCGCCGACGTCATCGCCGTGCCCACGTCGTGGGTCCGCGGTCCGCTCAAGGAGGAGCAGTGGCTCACCCTGTGCGCCGCCCGGGCGATCGAGAACACGGTCTACCTCCTCGGGGCCGCGCAGACGGGAGGACTCCGGATCGGGCGCTCCGTCGTCGTCGCGCCCGACGGGGTCGTCCAATCGGCGCTCGGATCGGAGGAGGATGTGCTCGTGTCCAGCCTCTCCCGTTCCCGGCTCGACGACGTGCGCCGCGCTTTCCCGCTCCTCGCGCAGCGTCGGTTCACCGTCTCCACGACGGCTCGGGAGCGGACCGCCTCACCGTGAGCGCCGACGCGGGCCGGCCGGCCGCCCCACCGAACACTCTGCCCCCGTGGGCTGAGGCGTCCCGAGTGCTCGACGTGTCGTCGCGCGGGATCGCGTCCTACGTAGCCGAGCTCATCAGGACCGGACGCATCGCCCACGGCGACGTCCTCCCGCAGGTGCGCATCCTCGCCCGCGAGCTGCGCGTGAGCCCCGCCACGGTGTCCGCCGCGTGGGGACTCCTCAAGAAGCGCGGACTCCTCGTGGGAACGGGGAAGTCGGGGATCCGCGTCGCGAGCGCCGTGGGCTTCGTCCAAGGCCTCGAGGTGTACGCGACCATGCCGGGGACGAACGACCTCCGGCTCATCTACCCCGACCCCGAGCTCCTTCCGGCCCTCGACCAGGCGCTCATCGGGGCCGCGCGTCAGCCGAACCTCAACGAGTACTACGACTCGGCGATCCTTCCGGGCCTCCAGGAGGCGATCGAGCCGAGCTGGCCGACCACGGCCGACGGGTTCGCCGTCGCGAACGGCGGGGCCGACGCGGTGTGGTCGGTGCTCCAGTCGAACTCGGTGCCCGGCGACCGGGTGGTCGTCGAATCACCCACCCAGCCGCAGCTCGTGAGCCTCATGCTCGACCTGGGACTCACCCTCGTGCCCGTGCCCTACGGGGACGAGGGTCTCGACATCCGCGCGTTCCGCGAGGCGCTCGCGACGCGTCCCGTCGCCGTCTTCTTCCAGCCCCGCGCACACGTGCCCACGGGCCGGTCGACCTCGCGCGAGCGCGCGCGCGAGATCGCCGCGGCGCTCCGCGGACCCCATCGGCCCCTCGTCATCGAGTACGACGACCTCGGGGCACTCACGCGCGCGCCCCATCATTCCGTGGCCGAACACCTCCCGGAGCAGACGGTCGTGATCCGCTCGTACGAGAAGTCGTACGGCCCCGACCTCCGGCTCGCCGTCATCGGCGCCTCGGCGTCGGTGATCCGCAACACGCACTCCCAGATCCGGCTCACGCGGCAGTGGACGTCGCGCATCCTCCAGTCCGCTCTGCAGTGGATGCTGCAGGACGATGGCACGGCCGCGGTCATCGACACAGCACGACGGACCTACGCCGAGCGGCTCGACACGTTCGTCGGCCTCCTCCGTGATCGGGGCATCCCCGTGTCAGCGCGAGATGGGTTCTGCGTGTGGGTGCCGGTGCTCGACGAGGTCGCCGCCACGACCGAGCTCGCCGCCCGCGGCGTCGTCGTGCTCCGCGGCTCATCGTCCTTCCCCGGCGACGGGACCCCTCACGTCCGCGTCGCGACCTCGCGGCTCACCGTCGAGGCCATGCCGCAGCTCGCCGATCTCATCGCATCGGCCGCTGGACGGTTCTCGTGAGCGCCTCGGCCGCCCCCACACCAGCCGGGCGTTTCCACGCCCTCCGCGCCGTCCCGCTCGACCCGAGGATGTCGTGGTGCGGCTTCAGACCGTCGGGAGACCTGCGCGCGACGGCCGTGCTCGTGCACGGGAGCGATCGCGACCCCGTCGGCACCGTCGCCGCGTTCCGCGACTGGGCCGAACGGAGCGGGGTCGCGCTCGTCGCCCCGCTCTTCCCCGGGGATGTCCGGGGCGACGGCGAGATGAACGGATACAAGGCGCTCGTCGGCGACGGGCTGCGCTACGACCTCGTCCTCCTCGATGCGGTGGCACGAGCGGCGGAGACGTTCGGCATCTCCTCGGATCGCTTCC
Proteins encoded in this window:
- a CDS encoding ABC transporter permease, whose translation is MHPVLSRLLQAVVVFFGTSLLVFLAVFALPGDPLGTLAGDAQLTDTVVRNLEARYHLDQPVIVQYGHYVWGLLHGDFGTTVTGEDVGTILANAWPITVQLALTAWVIELAVGVTLGIVATIRPGGIVDRIATSATILTLAVPTFVLAFFAQQVIGLQLGWFPVAGSAAGWPVSFILPAACVAALGVGPIARLTRTSILQTVSADFVRTARSRGLSPLRVGTRYVLRNALVPVVTYLGLDLGSLLGGAVLVEGIFNLPGIGRALFTAVNTQQGSVVVGIVTAGVLVVLVANVLVDLLHRVLDPRISQ
- a CDS encoding peptide ABC transporter substrate-binding protein yields the protein MTLPSSRPARRAGIAGLVALAVVLTGCSTGNTGGSDSPTDADAILSVGIQKPTSLIPGNSSGLFANTVVGALFDGLVDYDPETGETRNLVAASIETTDQKVWEIEIEDGWTFHNGEPVDAESFARAWNAAVDPDNAWVQSDQFSNIVGYDEVAPAEGEPTAETLSGIVVDDDLHLTVTLSTPNSQFPFLLGRSYYSPIPAAALEDPDAFAAQPIGNGPYEMTEPWTGGDEITTEAYDDYTGEAPSNGGVTFRIYTGNDVAYTDYQAGAVDIVTLNPADIPEADAAYPGLVKRSATDDWRNYLSLPTYLPGYDDPDIRKALSMAIDRQAIIDSLLDGEAHVATDYDIPVSVGYRDDACGESCTYDPDEAKALWDAAGGIDGKLVVTSVTGTGREVWAEAIANQWADTFGIDVTVEQVASENTWSGILGKEVQSPVALGAPANYPSPLDTLGPSYSSAGSVNGSFYDNPEFDALLADAAAAGDQADQLDLYAQAKDLLIEDTASILLWTYASTYVVSERASSYVPDSFNKGEFGSVTLTE
- a CDS encoding dipeptide ABC transporter ATP-binding protein encodes the protein MHRGSITEPQPEVVLSVDGLTVAYSDTEVVRNASFTVRAGETVAIVGESGSGKSTMTGAILGLLPRTASVSGTITACGTVVTEATERDMRALRGSQLAYVPQDPMSNLNPVLRVGPQVAEAGGVHRSQTRAEARTRAVVALERAGLAEAESRYRQFPHQLSGGMRQRSLIAMGMINDPTLLIADEPTSALDVTVQRVILDNLADLVARSGTSVLLVTHDLGLAAERADRVIVMRGGEIVEQGPSREVLFAPTAAYTRQLIGAAPVGRTAARVPRPVPEDAPVLLALENVGKVYPPRGHGSRRTAAVSAIAGVSLEVRAGQTLAVVGESGSGKSTAANIALKLTEPSSGVVRFDGADVTRLRGPALTAFRRRVQPIFQDPYASLDPMSTVGRIVEEPLRAFRIGDARSREERVRELLDLVGLPSALLERAPSELSGGQRQRVAIARALAPEPELIVCDEPVSALDVLVQATVLDVLQRIQSDLGVAYLFISHDLGVVESIAHDVVVMTGGTVVERGTVGDVFTDPQADYTRALLDAVPGRSLIDELALRGRPADPSS
- a CDS encoding RraA family protein, which encodes MTALRVAVPFRAEPSPPRVDAAVLERLMTSSPAMLGHVTDFGFVRGLVPIAPIRPFAGPALTVLIPHADSTAVHHAMSLIRPGDVVVIDQSGDDHRSSFGGTLAAIAADAGAVAAISNGRTNDVREIAELGLPVFSRGATPLTTRIHGLEGRINVPVAIGGVVIMPGDVVFGDEDGVCVIPRAEAADVSERLAEMEADPVTRSLRSTVAAGTPLGRITGAERHFGGGRHE
- a CDS encoding carbon-nitrogen hydrolase family protein — its product is MSDTVIDPAPKPDGSPSASLVVACVQPTSALSSADNLADCLRIARDADSRGVRLLVFPESASSRSDDVSVATEAQALDGPFLSGLIAGLADLDMTVVCGVTEATVTEADQEGRPYNTLVAFRSGAVIAVYRKMHLYDAAGMRESDTFSPGDGPVSTFDVDGFRVGMMTCYDIRFPELARLLAVDGADVIAVPTSWVRGPLKEEQWLTLCAARAIENTVYLLGAAQTGGLRIGRSVVVAPDGVVQSALGSEEDVLVSSLSRSRLDDVRRAFPLLAQRRFTVSTTARERTASP
- a CDS encoding aminotransferase class I/II-fold pyridoxal phosphate-dependent enzyme yields the protein MLDVSSRGIASYVAELIRTGRIAHGDVLPQVRILARELRVSPATVSAAWGLLKKRGLLVGTGKSGIRVASAVGFVQGLEVYATMPGTNDLRLIYPDPELLPALDQALIGAARQPNLNEYYDSAILPGLQEAIEPSWPTTADGFAVANGGADAVWSVLQSNSVPGDRVVVESPTQPQLVSLMLDLGLTLVPVPYGDEGLDIRAFREALATRPVAVFFQPRAHVPTGRSTSRERAREIAAALRGPHRPLVIEYDDLGALTRAPHHSVAEHLPEQTVVIRSYEKSYGPDLRLAVIGASASVIRNTHSQIRLTRQWTSRILQSALQWMLQDDGTAAVIDTARRTYAERLDTFVGLLRDRGIPVSARDGFCVWVPVLDEVAATTELAARGVVVLRGSSSFPGDGTPHVRVATSRLTVEAMPQLADLIASAAGRFS